In Dryobates pubescens isolate bDryPub1 chromosome 12, bDryPub1.pri, whole genome shotgun sequence, one genomic interval encodes:
- the TXLNG gene encoding gamma-taxilin produces the protein MQALNTLSTPEEKLAALCKKYADLLEESRNVQKQMKILQKKQAQVVKEKVHMQSEHSKAILARSKLESLCRELQRHNKTLKEENLQQAREEEERRKEATAHFQLTLNEIQAQLEQHDVHNAKLRQENIELGEKLKKLIEQYALREEHIDKVFKHKELQQQLVDAKLQQTTQLIKEAEEKHQREREFLLKEATESRHKCEQMKQQEAQLKQQLSLYMDKFEEFQTTMAKSNELFTTFRQEMEKMTKKIKKLEKETIVWRTKWENNNKALLQMAEEKTVRDKEYKGFQVKLERLEKLCRALQTERNELNEKVEVLKEQVSLREADVDLAVQVLQSCSLTSHQELEPGLQPPPGPCAASSSAETLSLSPAPAGPQAGD, from the exons ATGCAGGCCTTGAACACACTCTCCACTCCAGAGGAAAAGCTGGCAGCTTTGTGCAAGAAGTATGCTGATCTG CTGGAGGAGAGCCGGAACGTGCAGAAGCAGATGAAGATCCTGCAGAAGAAGCAAGCACAGGTGGTGAAGGAGAAGGTCCACATGCAGAGTGAGCACAGCAAGGCCATCCTGGCCCGCAGCAAACTGGAATCTCTCTGCCGGGAGCTTCAGCGGCACAACAAGACTCTGAAG GAAGAGAACCTGCAGCAGGCccgagaggaggaggagaggcggAAAGAAGCCACTGCCCACTTCCAGCTGACGCTGAACGAGATCCAGGCGCAGCTGGAGCAGCACGACGTGCACAACGCCAAGCTGCGGCAGGAGAACATCGAGCTGGGGGAGAAGCTCAAGAAGCTCATCGAGCAGTATGCACTGAGAGAAGAG cACATTGATAAAGTGTTCAAACAcaaagagctccagcagcaactGGTGGATGCCAAACTGCAGCAAACCACTCAGCTCAtcaaggaggcagaggagaagcaCCAGCGGGAGAGGGAGTTT CTGCTCAAAGAAGCTACTGAATCCAGACACAAATGTGAACAGATGAAGCAACAGGAAgctcagctgaagcagcag cTTTCCCTTTACATGGATAAGTTTGAGGAGTTCCAGACCACCATGGCAAAAAGCAATGAACTCTTTACAACCTTCAGGCAAGAAATGGAGAAG atgacaaagaaaattaagaagctggagaaggagaccaTTGTGTGGCGCACCAAGTGGGAGAACAACAACAAGGCTCTGCTGCAGATGGCTGAGGAG AAAACAGTGAGAGATAAAGAGTACAAAGGCTTCCAGGTGAAGCTGGAGCGCCTggagaagctgtgcagggccctgcagacGGAGAGGAACGAGCTGAACGAGAaggtggaggtgctgaaggagcAGGTGTCCCTGCGGGAAGCCGACGTCGATCTGGCCGTGCAGGTGCTGCAGtcctgcagcctcacctcccaccaggagctggagcctggcctccaacccccaccaggaccctgtgcagccagcagctctgcagagactctctccctgagccctgctcctgctggcccccagGCTGGGGACTAA